The Astyanax mexicanus isolate ESR-SI-001 chromosome 7, AstMex3_surface, whole genome shotgun sequence genome has a window encoding:
- the lyst gene encoding lysosomal-trafficking regulator isoform X4, translating to MASSRQPADLTLAWEKYMDCRAQGADLQVSLQYLESFLCRFHCVQHLNDPGVKDALKFCSDMSGASNTLAREFLTDVHQLCSAVAQQAEAQREEEEEESHMVALGEYLVRGRGFLLLSTLDSVIDQELTCREELLTLLLSLLPLVWKIPVQEERAPDFTLPSLLDVYLSREEKAGTLKVGKEKAGSDAHNSGRHSSGSLKSRHSRRTAQRYSVRDACKSHLSTSDSEANSDDKAAGTGTRHRRSHGSSFRVSCQHHRSVIPEQQQQPPLQYPSTDTMSTLERSQPHLRLFGSLPVDNETLTDPTALSILNRMENSPFDLCHVLLSLLEKVCKFDMTINHSPGLAGSVVPTLTEILTEFGDCCGPGSGGGGVDELAGGWTEEPIALVQRMLLRTILHLMSVDVGQSEALPDNLRRSLTDLLRVSLKIRTCLERQPDPFAPRPKKTLQEVQEDFSFSKYRHRALLLPELLEGVLQLLLSCLQASVPNPFFFSQVLDLIHEFVQHRGLELFESTCLHLEVLGGARDSEIGDEASERLRGLIAGVLKIISAVKKAKSEQLHQSVCARRRHRRCEYSHFLHHHRDLSGLPVSAFKQATRRNPFEEETEGSNVQVCYPERCCCLAACSHQCLRLLQRLSPSGPAVLQMLAGVQAVGICCCMDPHSVVGPLLRAFQAPGLRNYQTHVLNVLSRLVLEQLGGGQHSEKAKLASCNICTLDSSQIPGIEETLQGCVSGKESTSSTSPYPSYYSQGVLPSTGSEDMLWKWDALKAYQEIVFGEDWQLSQQIASHVCQLTLRGNPVIQWQLYTHIFNPVLQRGVELAHHAQQLGVSSTCSQACSYHTQCFPVEVLLVYLQTLPALLRLSTVVQDLFLSCNGLNQITELIYLDCTRPWALKVFETLILSGCDQQANIVLQELGRAEDQEREAVLGLAEDLGSRGTGDGPQSLSKFYEGLKDACPHSRGKSGMSGGMGRSHGEAHLNTINLFLCVAFLCVSKEADSDRDSANDSEDTSGYDSTASEPLGGRLPCLSPDSVALPSKEQVRRAADVWSVCRWIYLASPVFQRQFFRLGGLDVCCRLMTMVIQKLTSKTKDGKAKKKRDGKGKASPSHSDSPAVTSLQTEALGSRETHQLDLSNSFSFSLEGKSKDPAYKLEQEWPLQSIRLLEALLAICLHSANSALQKLEPDLSFQLQSVEDTLSEVKDQLSRSAVVNSDLAVPLFDSLLRVARAEVCSTPVSTEEKAERKCTGSFEPPAAAGDLSEEADEVQVCGVQSPGEEEGYEADSESNPEDSAQPEKGVKVEVSASLGECTFGPTGVAPGPGQGLLLFPEICLMELQLLASSSPDLDVLGHVLHSLLEAVRGHHSNATMMYQQGGVKCILTGFQSILSQSDPSYKDCQAVLVELLVAMVSKRITAEELALLIGLFLDKNPPTEILLDGILQMVEANAETEPLHHLSFPMPLSISAPNTSSSMGLRTNGAAGARAGVGMLWRGKQSPGRGEGDVRPGHPGLRASPWHIAPLHLPLVGQNCWPHMASGFSASLWIRAVKNEDEEGQSHGDEEVIRVEGVQRGAAQPVEQQGDKGLLHVLSMGSKALMLQVWADISTGTCTFRICIDPNDEMKAGLLAQTESGEGVLTAGRWQHLALTYTQQPEGKKNVHGRLVLWVCGIKKCEVSLDYTLPRKSSLSSESNKTFCMLGHCLSSSEELPRPVTPRLDMGTLLLFNGSRINTEEAFYLYASGPDLSSIMPCKYGTPSGTLSKYVTQEGLQCEQIRELLMRSTEVDTSPLTESLAVVYSPSCPSVYTIYEPVIRLKGQAKSPVVSQRPFSAKDVQSSVLEPSSLRTLQASQPCGLHSSLHKIGGTGAFVFLFARVVELSECERTQALALRVLLSLVKHNQHRTHEMECYHGYSMIHQVLIKTKCIVGYHILKTLLDGCCSGSVLTVGEDGQWHLDTESSAVVQDLRLLSEILLDWKIWAKAQSGVWETLLAALEILIRVHHPQQTFNIRQLLKAQVVHRFLLSCQVLQENRDEHLTSIPQEVCLSFVKIIQEVLGSPPDLDLLRLLYNFLLAVHPPTNTYVCHTPSSFYFSLHIDGKLYQEKVQSMMYLRNSSSGGKSACSSVLSLSPTPFAEIRPEGHQPPSPDHAGDELSVPPPSSTPSPYSSPALAARPVRSGSAGRPEPDEDVSLATQQVLGSTETLKRGEDEHLLSSCESAKTICEAEDVDRVEDAPRTPSISLEEEPDAPADSSAEGSAITESEERIHLAGDEAPRRPDSLKGIQSFQRSQSDLASLGLAFPAQNGSLAIARWPSVTDRAAPSDDWESYTYSPGYDRAHSKADSTSDRSGTEDCLVLICCGLYELLRGVLLLLPDLMLEEVMDKLIQPEALIVLVNHSSPLIQQGVIKLLDAYFSRAQKEQKEKFLRNHGFSLLANQLYLHQGTRAVLECFLEMLFGRPVSLEEDLDLEDMESISPFRKRSVVPMLGLLENSLYENSLVHNAMCVLLQLLNTCPKLADILLDHGLLYVLINTLSTLNGLENGIPPNDYKLLVCDIQQLLVVVTIHACSSSGSQYFRIIEDLITLLGFMQGSKVRRTQEMAMALQFRVLQSAIDFIKTTAHQDPQKTSSSIQVPTSPHHALHQKRKSIAGQRRLSLIQSDSLLMRMRSVASDELTQMMQRRMSQENPIRASETEFIQRLQRLVVLAVNRIIYYDNSKDFFDLLNFPESPDHMATTPLPGEQVDENVFTPPAQFPLANMRSFQKDLLKLMMDGIKIGLGSVGRGGAPRQQWRRILWSCRDTFRVQIGRLLVHTLSPSLPLEDRKEALEFVNEQNHPDILRESLSPGLEHGPKLALYLYEMLHDHKDSLSKEEQAAANTFMTSLKLCGHRCIPPNAPPKPDLLKAIKEEQLKYESEERTSRGAWEKKLSSAQKILMQRLDGKSKDISKIAADITQNISLRQGMERKKVIQHIRGLYKTDLSASRHWQELVQQLTHDRAVWYDQSCYPTSWQLDPTEGPNRERRRLQRCYLTIPNKYLLKDRHKPEDTVKASLAFLFEDKTHSSFSSTVKDKATSEPIRFTRRCISVAPSRETAGELLLGKSGMYFVEDNAAEASDSQTPHGETEPASFCWTYEEIKEVHKRWWQLRDNAVEIFLTNGRTLLLAFDNTKFRDDVYHNILTSELPNLLEYDNISALTQLWGSSQITNFEYLTHLNKHAGRSFNDLMQYPVFPFILRDYVSETLDLQDPNIYRNLSKPIAVQSKEKEDRYVDNYRYLEEEYKKGAREDDPMPPVQPYHYGSHYSNSGTVLHFLVRMPPFTKMFLAYQDQSFDIPDRTFHSMNTTWRLSSYESMTDVKELIPEFFYLPEFLVNREGFDFGVRQNSERVNHVNLPPWARNDPRLFVLIHRQALESDQVSQTLCQWIDLVFGLKQKGKAAIHAINVFHPATYFGMDVSAVEDPVQRRALETMIKTYGQTPRQLFNATHISRAGPKLMMEGELPAAMGLLVQLAFRESREQAKEVTYPSPLPWIKGLKWGEYVGSPSAPDPVVCFSQPHGERFGSLLALPTRAICGLSRKFCLMMIYSKEQGVRSMHSTDIQWSAILSWGYTDNMLRLKSKQSEPPINFIQCSPLHQVTSCAWVPDGCQLFTGSKCGVITAYSNRFSTTMASEMDVESQVHLYGHTDEVTGLFVCKPYSILISVSRDGTCIIWDLNRLCYVQSLTGHKSPVNAVSASETTGDIATVCDSVGGGSDLRLWTVNGDLIGHVHCREIICSVAFSNQPEGVSVNVIAGGLENGVVRLWSTWDLKPVREITFPKSNKPIISLTFSCDGHHLYTANSEGTVIAWCRRDQQRMKLPMFYSFLSSYAAG from the exons CTCAGACATGAGCGGCGCCAGTAACACTCTGGCAAGGGAGTTCCTGACAGATGTACACCAGCTCTGTAGTGCTGTGGCTCAGCAGGCCGAGGCCCAgagggaggaagaagaggaggagagtcACATGGTGGCGCTGGGAGAGTACCTGGTCAGAGGCCGTGGCTTTCTTCTGTTAAGCACCCTGGATTCTGTCATCGATCAG GAGCTGACATGCCGGGAAGAGCTGCTCACACTCCTGTTATCTCTGCTGCCACTCGTCTGGAAGATTCCCGTTCAGGAAGAGAGAGCCCCAG ATTTCACCCTGCCGTCACTCCTGGACGTGTACCTGAGCCGAGAGGAAAAAGCCGGAACTCTCAAGGTGGGAAAGGAAAAGGCTGGTTCTGATGCTCATAACTCCGGAAGGCATTCATCTGGGAGTTTAAAGTCACGGCATTCACGTAGGACTGCTCAGCGGTATTCCGTGAGGGATGCGTGCAAGTCTCATCTTTCCACTTCAGACTCTGAAGCTAATTCAGATGATAAGGCTGCAGGGACAGGAACGAGACATCGTAGGTCCCATGGTTCATCGTTTCGCGTTAGCTGCCAGCACCACCGGTCTGTTattccagagcagcagcagcagccaccgTTGCAGTATCCTAGTACGGACACTATGAGCACTCTAGAAAGATCTCAGCCTCATTTGAGGCTCTTTGGATCCCTTCCAGTCGATAATGAAACACTAACTGACCCCACAGCCCTTTCTATTTTAAACCGTATGGAAAATTCCCCCTTTGACCTTTGCCATGTTTTACTTTCTCTGTTGGAAAAGGTTTGCAAATTTGATATGACCATCAATCACAGCCCAGGCCTGGCAGGTAGTGTTGTTCCCACGCTTACGGAAATCCTTACAGAGTTTGGTGACTGCTGTGGACCTGGAAGCGGCGGTGGAGGGGTGGATGAACTGGCTGGAGGCTGGACAGAGGAACCGATTGCCCTTGTACAACGGATGCTGTTGCGTACTATTCTGCACTTGATGTCCGTGGATGTGGGTCAGAGCGAGGCACTACCAGATAACCTACGCCGAAGCCTGACTGACCTTCTTCGGGTTTCTTTAAAGATCCGTACCTGTCTGGAAAGACAGCCTGACCCCTTTGCTCCCCGACCCAAAAAGACCCTGCAGGAGGTGCAAGAGGACTTTAGCTTCTCTAAGTACCGTCACCGGGCCCTGCTTCTGCCAGAACTCCTTGAGGGGGTCCTTCAGCTTTTGCTTAGCTGCTTGCAAGCCTCTGTTCCGAATCCTTTCTTCTTCAGTCAAGTTCTTGACCTGATTCATGAGTTTGTGCAGCACCGTGGTCTTGAGCTGTTTGAAAGTACTTGCCTTCATCTTGAAGTGCTAGGTGGTGCACGGGACTCTGAAATTGGGGATGAAGCCTCAGAGCGCTTGCGTGGCCTCATTGCAGGTGTGCTAAAGATAATCAGTGCGGTGAAGAAGGCCAAATCGGAGCAGTTACACCAGTCTGTGTGTGCACGCCGTCGTCACCGGCGCTGCGAGTACTCCCATTTCCTTCATCATCATCGTGACCTCTCAGGACTGCCAGTCTCTGCCTTCAAGCAGGCAACCAGACGCAACCCTTTTGAGGAGGAAACGGAAGGCAGCAACGTCCAAGTCTGCTACCCTGAACGCTGCTGCTGCCTGGCAGCCTGTTCGCACCAGTGCCTGCGCCTCCTCCAACGCCTGTCGCCCTCAGGTCCCGCAGTTCTGCAGATGCTTGCTGGTGTGCAGGCTGTGGGAATTTGTTGCTGCATGGATCCACACTCGGTTGTTGGTCCTCTACTTCGAGCGTTCCAGGCCCCGGGACTGCGAAACTATCAGACCCATGTGCTGAATGTGCTTAGCAGGCTAGTGCTGGAGCAGCTTGGAGGTGGGCAGCACTCGGAGAAGGCCAAGCTTGCGTCATGCAACATCTGCACCCTGGACAGCAGCCAGATACCTGGCATTGAAGAGACATTGCAGGGCTGTGTGTCAGGAAAAGAGAGCACCTCATCCACCTCCCCTTACCCCTCCTACTACTCTCAAGGTGTCCTGCCAAGTACAGGGTCTGAAGACATGCTCTGGAAATGGGATGCATTAAAAGCTTACCAGGAAATAGTATTTGGTGAAGACTGGCAGTTGAGTCAACAGATTGCCAGTCATGTGTGCCAGCTGACCTTGCGGGGCAATCCAGTGATCCAGTGGCAACTGTACACTCACATTTTTAATCCTGTACTTCAGAGGGGTGTAGAACTAGCCCACCATGCCCAGCAACTTGGTGTGTCCAGTACATGTTCCCAGGCCTGCAGTTACCACACTCAGTGCTTCCCAGTCGAGGTGCTGCTCGTTTATCTTCAGACGCTACCTGCCTTACTCAGGTTAAG CACAGTGGTACAGGACCTGTTCTTAAGCTGTAATGGCCTGAACCAGATCACAGAGTTGATCTATCTGGACTGCACTCGACCGTGGGCACTGAAGGTGTTCGAGACTTTGATCTTAAGTGGCTGTGATCAGCAGGCGAACATTGTTCTTCAGGAGCTGGGGAGAGCTGAAGACCAAGAGAGAGAGGCTGTTCTCGGCCTTGCAGAGGACTTGGGTTCTCGCGGGACGGGCGATGGTCCGCAGAGCCTCAGCAAATTCTACGAGGGCCTAAAAGATGCATGTCCCCACAGCCGGGGCAAAAGTGGGATGAGTGGCGGGATGGGACGCAGTCATGGAGAAGCGCATTTGAACACCATTAATCTTTTCCTGTGCGTGGCGTTTCTCTGCGTTAGCAAGGAAGCTGACTCTGACAGGGACTCCGCAAACGACTCTGAGGATACATCTGGATATGACAGTACAGCCAGCGAGCCCCTGGGTGGACGTTTGCCCTGCCTGTCCCCGGACAGCGTGGCACTGCCCTCTAAGGAGCAGGTGAGACGGGCAGCGGATGTTTGGTCTGTATGTCGCTGGATCTACCTGGCCAGTCCTGTGTTCCAGAGACAGTTCTTCAGGCTGGGCGGCTTGGATGTCTGTTGCCGGCTCATGACTATGGTCATCCAGAAACTTACCTCCAAAACCAAAGATGGTAAAgctaagaaaaagagagacgggAAGGGCAAAGCTAGCCCGTCTCATTCGGACTCTCCAGCTGTGACGTCGTTGCAGACAGAAGCACTGGGGTCACGTGAGACCCACCAGCTGGACCTCAGCAATTCATTCAGTTTTAGTCTGGAGGGGAAGAGCAAGGACCCCGCATACAAGCTGGAACAGGAGTGGCCACTACAGAGCATTCGGCTCCTGGAAGCCCTTCTGGCTATCTGCCTCCACAGTGCTAATTCAGCCCTACAGAAACTCGAGCCAGATCTCTCATTCCAG cTTCAGTCAGTGGAGGACACTCTGAGTGAGGTGAAGGATCAGCTGTCCCGTTCTGCTGTGGTGAACTCTGACCTGGCGGTTCCTCTGTTTGATTCTCTGTTGCGGGTCGCTCGGGCCGAGGTGTGCAGCACTCCGGTTTCCACTGAGGAGAAGGCTGAGagg AAGTGTACAGGGAGCTTTGAGCCGCCGGCTGCAGCAGGGGACCTGTCTGAGGAGGCGGATGAGGTTCAGGTGTGTGGAGTTCAGTCGCCAGGAGAGGAGGAAGGATACGAAGCTGATAGTGAGAGTAACCCTGAGGATTCTGCCCAGCCCGAAAAAG GTGTGAAGGTGGAGGTGTCGGCCTCACTGGGAGAATGTACATTTGGGCCCACCGGTGTGGCCCCGGGCCCTGGCCAAGGCCTGCTGCTCTTCCCAGAGATCTGCCTCATGGAGCTCCAGCTTCTGGCCAGCAGTTCACCAGACCTGGATGTGCTGGGCCATGTACTCCACAGCCTGCTGGAAGCTGTGCGAGGGCACCATTCCAACGCAACAATGATGTACCAACAG GGAGGTGTGAAATGCATTCTGACTGGCTTTCAGAGcattctcagccaatcagatccttCCTATAAAG ATTGCCAAGCTGTCCTGGTGGAGCTGCTGGTTGCGATGGTGAGCAAAAGGATAACAGCAGAGGAGCTGGCTTTACTGATCGGCCTCTTCCTGGACAAAAATCCTCCCACT GAGATCTTGTTGGATGGGATTCTTCAGATGGTGGAGGCTAATGCAGAAACAGAGCCCCTGCACCATCTATCCTTCCCCATGCCTCTGAGCATCAGTGCCCCGAACACCAGCTCCTCCATGGGCCTGAGGACCAACGGGGCGGCCGGAGCCAGAGCAGGGGTGGGCATGCTGTGGAGGGGCAAGCAGTCTCCAGGCCGAGGGGAGGGTGATGTTCGGCCGGGGCACCCTGGCCTGCGTGCCTCCCCCTGGCATATCGCTCCTCTCCACCTTCCCTTGGTAGGACAGAACTGCTGGCCACACATGGCCAGTGGCTTCAGCGCCTCACTCTGGATAAGGGCTGTGAAGAACGAGGATGAGGAGGGACAATCACACGGAG atgaggaGGTGATCCGAGTTGAAGGGGTCCAGCGTGGAGCTGCTCAGCCGGTGGAACAGCAGGGAGATAAAGGTCTGCTGCATGTGCTCTCCATGGGCTCTAAAGCCCTGATGCTGCAGGTCTGGGCAGACATCTCTACGGGAACCTGCACCTTCAG GATCTGCATCGATCCCAATGATGAGATGAAGGCTGGTCTGCTGGCTCAGACTGAATCTGGTGAGGGAGTGCTGACTGCAGGCAGATGGCAGCACTTGGCTCTTACCTACACACAGCAACCTGAGGGCAAGAAGAACGTCCATGGCCGGCTGGTACTCTGGGTGTGTGGCATCAA GAAATGTGAGGTCTCGCTAGACTACACCCTCCCCAGGAAGTCCAGTCTGTCTTCTGAGAGTAACAAGACCTTCTGCATGCTGGGCCACTGTCTATCCTCCTCAGAAGAGCTGCCCCGGCCCGTGACCCCTCGACTGGACATGGGCACCTTGCTTCTGTTTAATG GATCCAGAATAAACACTGAGGAGGCCTTTTACCTGTACGCCAGTGGACCTGACCTCTCTTCTATCATGCCCTGCAAGTACGGCACGCCCAGTGGGACACTGTCCAAGTACGTCACTCAGGAGGGTCTCCAGTGTGAGCAGATACGGGAGCTGCTAATGAGGAGTACTGAAGTAGACACATCGCCTCTTACT GAGAGTCTGGCGGTGGTCTATTCTCCTAGTTGTCCGTCCGTCTACACCATCTACGAGCCGGTCATCCGTCTGAAGGGTCAGGCCAAGTCTCCAGTAGTGTCTCAGAGGCCTTTCAGTGCTAAAGACGTCCAGAGCTCAGTGCTGGAACCCTCCTCTCTCAGGACCCTGCAGGCCTCCCAGCCCTGCGGCCTCCACAGCAGCCTGCATAAGATCGGCGGCACGGGCGCCTTCGTCTTCCTCTTCGCTcgg gtggtggAGCTGAGTGAGTGCGAGCGGACTCAGGCTCTAGCTCTGCGGGTTCTGCTGTCTCTGGTGAAGCACAATCAGCATCGCACTCATGAAATGGAATGCTACCATGGCTACTCTATGATCCACCAAGTCCTCATTAAGACCAAGTGCATTGTGGGATATCATATCCTAAAG ACTCTGCTGGATGGCTGCTGCAGTGGCTCAGTGCTGACCGTGGGTGAGGACGGCCAGTGGCATCTGGATACTGAATCTTCTGCTGTGGTGCAGGATCTCAGACTCCTCTCTGAAATTCTGCTGGACTGGAAGATCTGGGCTAAAGCTCAG AGTGGAGTCTGGGAGACCTTACTGGCTGCTCTGGAGATCCTAATCAGAGTGCACCATCCACAGCAAACCTTCAACATCCGGCAGCTCCTTAAAGCTCAGGTCGTGCATCGCTTCCTGCTCTCCTGCCAGGTCCTGCAG GAGAATCGTGATGAGCATCTCACTTCCATTCCTCAGGAAGTTTGCCTTTCATTTGTCAAAATCATCCAGGAAGTGTTGGGCTCACCCCCTGACCTGGATCTGCTGCGACTGCTCTACAACTTCCTGCTGGCTGTACATCCGCCCACAAACACATACGTCTGCCACACTCCCTCCAGCTTCTACTTCTCCCTGCACATCG ATGGAAAACTCTACCAGGAGAAGGTCCAGTCCATGATGTACCTGCGTAACTCCAGCAGTGGGGGAAAGTCTGCCTGCAgctcagtgctctctctctccccgacgCCCTTCGCTGAAATACGACCTGAAG GACACCAGCCTCCTTCTCCAGATCATGCAGGTGATGAGCTCTCTGTACCTCCTCccagctccaccccttccccttACTCCTCCCCTGCCCTCGCTGCCCGTCCGGTTCGCAGCGGCTCAGCTGGCCGGCCCGAGCCCGATGAGGACGTGTCCCTGGCTACCCAGCAGGTTCTGGGCAGCACAGAGACACTGAAGAGGGGTGAAGATGAGCACCTCCTCAGCAGCTGCGAGTCAGCCAAGACCATCTGCGAGGCTGAGGACGTGGACCGGGTGGAGGACGCCCCTCGTACCCCATCCATCAGCTTGGAGGAGGAACCAGACGCTCCAGCGGACAGCTCAGCAGAGGGCAGTGCCATCACCGAGTCGGAGGAACGCATACATTTGGCTGGAGATGAAGCACCACGGCGACCCGACAGCCTTAAAGGAATCCAGTCCTTTCAGAGGAGCCAGAGCGACCTGGCCAGCCTGGGCCTGGCGTTCCCTGCCCAGAACGGCTCACTGGCCATCGCCCGCTGGCCCAGCGTGACTGACCGTGCCGCTCCATCAGATGACTGGGAGAGCTACACCTACTCACCAGGCTATGACCGGGCACACAGCAAGGCTGATTCCACCAGTGACAG GTCAGGTACCGAGGACTGCCTGGTGCTGATCTGCTGTGGGCTGTATGAGCTGCTGAGGGGCGTCCTGCTCCTGCTTCCAGACCTCATGCTGGAGGAAGTGATGGATAAACTGATCCAGCCAGAGGCTTTAATTGTTCTGGTCAACCACTCCTCACCCCTTATACAACAGGGGGTCATAAAG CTGCTGGATGCGTACTTCAGCCGAGCGCAGAAGGAACAGAAAGAGAAATTCTTGAGAAATCACGGATTTTCTCTGCTGGCCAATCAGCTGTACCTGCATCAGGGCACTCGGGCCGTGCTTGAGTGTTTCCTCGAGATGCTGTTTGGCCGACCGGTCAGCCTGGAGGAGGA TCTGGACCTGGAGGACATGGAAAGCATCTCTCCGTTCAGGAAACGGTCTGTGGTGCCCATGCTCGGGCTGCTGGAGAACTCGCTGTATGAGAACTCTCTGGTCCACAATGCCATGTGTGTACTGCTGCAGCTCCTGAACACCTGCCCGAAACTGGCCGACATCCTGCTGGACCACGGCCTGCTCTACGTGCTCATCAACACACTGTCCACCCTCAATGGCCTGGAGAACGG AATTCCTCCAAATGACTACAAGCTGCTGGTGTGTGACATCCAGCAACTTCTGGTGGTGGTGACCATCCACGCCTGCAGCTCCTCCGGCTCGCAGTATTTCCGCATCATCGAGGATCTCATCACCCTGCTGGGCTTCATGCAGGGCAGCAAAGTACGCCGTACTCAGG AAATGGCGATGGCCCTACAGTTCCGTGTCCTCCAGTCAGCCATCGACTTCATTAAGACGACAGCCCACCAGGACCCCCAGAAAACAAGCTCGTCTATTCAGGTCCCGACTTCTCCACATCACGCTCTCCATCAGAAACGCAAAAGCATTGCAG gccAGCGGAGGCTCTCGTTAATACAGTCAGACTCCTTGCTGATGCGGATGCGCTCGGTGGCCAGTGATGAGCTGACCCAGATGATGCAGCGCCGGATGAGCCAGGAGAACCCCATCAGAGCCAGCGAGACAGAGTTCATTCAGAGACTGCAGAGGCTCGTCGTCCTGGCTGTCAACAGAATCATATACTACG ACAACAGTAAGGACTTTTTTGACCTTCTGAACTTTCCGGAGTCTCCTGATCACATGGCGACCACTCCTTTACCTGGTGAGCAGGTAGATGAGAATGTCTTCACGCCCCCTGCTCAGTTCCCACTGGCTAATATGAGGAGCTTCCAGAAGGACCTGCTAAAGCTGATGATGGACGGCATAAAGATTGGCCTG GGCAGCGTGGGTCGCGGTGGAGCTCCTCGACAGCAGTGGCGTCGCATTCTCTGGTCCTGTCGAGACACATTCAGGGTCCAGATTGGCCGCCTCCTGGTGCACACCCTCAGTCCGTCACTTCCTCTGGAGGACCGGAAGGAGGCCCTGGAGTTTGTCAATGAGCAGAACCATCCGGACATCCTGAGGGAGAGTCTGAGCCCTGGCCTGGAG CATGGGCCCAAGCTTGCGCTGTACCTGTATGAGATGCTGCATGACCACAAAGACAGTCTCAGTAAGGAAGAACAGGCTGCTGCAAACACCTTTATGACCTCACTGAAGCTGTGCGGCCATCGCTGCATCCCACCCAACGCCCCACCCAAGCCGGACCTCCTAAAAGCCATTAAAGAG GAACAGCTCAAATATGAGTCTGAGGAAAGAACAAGCAGAGGTGCATGGGAGAAGAAATTGTCCAGCGCTCAAAAAAT TCTGATGCAGAGGCTGGACGGTAAATCGAAGGACATTTCCAAGATCGCTGCAGACATCACTCAGAACATCTCTCTGAGACAGGGCATGGAGAGGAAGAAGGTCATCCAGCACATCCGCGGGCTCTACAAGACCGACCTGAGTGCCAGCCGCCACTGGCAGGAGCTGGTGCAGCAGCTCACCCACGACCG GGCGGTGTGGTATGATCAGTCATGTTACCCCACTTCATGGCAGCTGGACCCGACTGAGGGGCCCAACCGGGAGCGCAGGCGTCTGCAGCGCTGCTACCTCACCATCCCCAATAAATACCTTCTCAAGGACCGCCACAAACCGGAAG ACACTGTTAAAGCCTCGCTGGCCTTCTTATTTGAAGACAAGACCCATTCATCGTTTTCCTCCACTGTAAAGGATAAAGCTACGAGTGAGCCCATCAG gTTTACACGGAGGTGCATAAGCGTAGCGCCCTCTAGAGAAACCGCAGGAGAACTGCTGCTGG GGAAATCAGGGATGTACTTTGTGGAGGACAATGCAGCTGAGGCCAGTGACAGTCAG ACTCCTCACGGAGAGACCGAGCCCGCCTCTTTCTGCTGGACCTATGAGGAGATAAAGGAGGTGCATAAGCGCTGGTGGCAGCTCAGAGACAATGCTGTGGAAATCTTCCTTACTAATGGGCGAACTCTGCTGCTGGCATTTGACAACACGAAG TTCCGTGATGATGTTTACCACAACATCCTCACCTCTGAGCTGCCTAATTTGCTGGAGTATGACAACATCAGTGCCCTCACTCAGCTGTGGGGCTCCAGCCAAATCACCAATTTTGAGTACCTCACCCATCTCAATAAGCATGCAGGACGTTCCTTTAACGACCTGATGCAGTACCCAGTCTTTCCTTTCATCCTGAGAGACTACGTCAGCGAGACCCTGGACCTGCAGGACCCAAATATCTACAG aaacctaAGCAAACCAATTGCGGTCCAGTCCAAAGAGAAAGAGGACAGATATGTGGACAACTACCGG TATTTGGAAGAGGAGTATAAGAAGGGTGCCCGCGAGGATGACCCCATGCCACCCGTGCAGCCGTACCATTACGGTTCTCACTACTCCAACAGTGGAACCGTCCTCCATTTCCTGGTCAGGATGCCACCCTTCACCAAAATGTTCCTGGCATACCAAG ACCAGAGCTTTGATATTCCCGACCGAACCTTCCACTCCATGAACACCACTTGGAGACTGTCCTCCTATGAGTCCATGACTGACGTTAAGGAGCTCATCCCAGAGTTCTTCTACCTGCCTGAGTTTCTGGTCAACAGAGAAG GGTTTGATTTTGGGGTTCGTCAGAACAGTGAACGGGTCAATCACGTGAATCTGCCCCCCTGGGCCCGAAACGACCCCCGGCTCTTCGTCCTGATCCACAGACAGGCCCTGGAATCGGACCAGGTGTCTCAGACGCTTTGCCAGTGGATCGATCTGGTCTTTGGCCTGAAGCAGAAGGGCAAGGCTGCCATCCACGCCATCAACGTCTTCCATCCAGCG ACGTATTTTGGCATGGACGTGTCGGCAGTGGAGGACCCTGTGCAGAGGCGCGCCCTGGAGACCATGATCAAGACATACGGCCAGACGCCCAGACAGCTGTTTAACGCCACCCACATCAGCCGGGCTGGACCCAAACTCATGATGGAAGGAGAGCTGCCCGCAGCGATGGGCCTGCTGGTTCAGCTGGCCTTCAGGGAGAGTCGTGAGCAGGCCAAGGAGGTCACCTACCCA AGTCCTCTGCCGTGGATCAAGGGGCTGAAATGGGGCGAATACGTGGGCTCGCCCAGTGCTCCCGACCCAGTGGTGTGTTTCAGCCAGCCCCACGGAGAGCGCTTCGGCTCCCTGCTGGCGCTGCCCACCCGCGCCATCTGTGGCCTCTCTCGCAAGTTCTGCCTAATGATGATCTACAGCAAAGAGCAGG